Sequence from the Vibrio alfacsensis genome:
TTGGATCAAACGTGCACTCAATGAATACCGCGTGTTGCTGCTCGACCAACGCGGTACTGGCAACAGCAGCGTAGTGAATCATCAAACGTTAGCGAATCTAACGCCAGAGCAACAGGTCGACTACTTAAGCTATTTCCGCGCAGACAACATTGTGCGTGATGCCGAGTTTATTCGTACACAATTTGGCGTTGAGAAATGGGCAATTTTGGGTCAAAGCTTTGGAGGGTTCTGCTCATTAACGTATTTATCACTGTTTCCAAATAGTTTACTTCAAAGTTATATCACCGGCGGTGTTCCATCGATCTCTCGTCATGCTGATGATGTTTACCAAGCCACATTCAAACGCACGATGGAAAAAAACCAAGCATTCTTCCAACAGTTTCCACAAGCTCAGCAGTTATGCCAAAACATTGCGAATCACTTGTTAGAAAATGAAGAATATTTGCCTAATGGACAACGTTTCACCGTTGAGCAGTTCCAACAGATTGGGATTAATTTTGGCGTCAGTGATACGTTCTTACCAACCTACTACTGGTTAGAAAGCGCCTTAATTGAAGTGAGCGGCAAGCCTCAACTTCGTTATGAGTTTTTAAATGACATGCTGGCGCAACAAAACTTCCAGACCAACCCGATCTACGCCATCTTGCATGAATCGATTTACTGTCAGGGTTTTGCTTCTAACTGGAGCGCGCATCGAGTCCGTCAGACGCACACGGCATTTAATTATGAACAAGGTAAGCCATTCTACTTTACTGGTGAGATGGTCTTCCCGTGGATGTTCGACCAATACGTGAATCTTAAACCACTCAAAGCAGCGGCAGAACTATTAGCAGGAAAATCCGATTGGACGCCACTTTACGATGCTGAGCAATTAGCAAATAACAAAGTGCCGGTGAGTTGCGCTGTCTACGCAGACGATATGTTTGTAGAAATGGACATCAGCCGCGAAACGCTCGCCGCAATGCCCAACTCGAAAGCATGGATCACCAATGAATACGAGCACAATGGTCTTCGTGCTGATGGTGAACGCATTCTCGATAAACTGATTGAAATGGGTAAACAAACCGCCGTAACGTTGCAATAAACGTTCAATTGTCCGCAAGTAGAAACATAAAATGCCTTTTCAATGGTTGCGTCTCAAATAAGAAAGCGACTGGCTGATAAGGCATTTTTTGTTTTTAGTGAAACATCAATCTTTCACTTGCTTTATCATCGCCTTAGTGACGACTCGATAACCCATTTTATGATAGAAATCTTCACCCTCATGATTAAATGAAGCGACGGTCAATCCAATCTCTTCAATATCTTGGCTACACAACTCGCTTTCTATTTTATCCATCAACGACAAGCCAATGCCTAAGTTGCGATGACTTTCAGAAACCACAAGCTCATTGATAAAGCCGATTCGCTTTTCAGGTGAAATGATCGAGCCAACATCACGAACAATACCAGAGATAAAGCCAACGACTTGGCGATTAGAGCACGCAATATAGGCGATCATTGTGCCATCGAAATATTTATCGAACACACTACGTTCTTCGCGGATTTTTACCATGTCCTGCGGAGAACGGTAATGGTTTGGCTCCGCTTCATAATGAGAGGTATCAAGCTCAACTAACAGTTTTTCTAATAGAGGAACATCCTCTTCTCGTAGTCGTCTAATGTGAAATTGCTGCATGATGGTCTATTCCTTTACCAACGCTCCTCAGCGAAATATCGCTGCAATGTAACATCGGGGCATTACTGCACTGTGTTAAAAACGAATGTTAAATGCGCAACAAAGTACGAATTTCAAACAGTTATGTCGAGGCAATTCCCCTTATTCCTTAAATTTTTTGTTGGTAATTTGAACGCCAACAACGTTTAAGCCTCTACCAGCAAACCTATTTCTGACGACTTATTACTAGCAACTCATTGCTAATTGCCAACCCATTACCAACTAACAACGAGCTACTAGCGACAACTAACTACCACAGCATGTTGACCTAATCTCTCGCTATTTGGCGCTCCTGTAACCAAAGTACAAAACGCCAAGCGACAAACCGTCAAGTCACAGCTGACTCTAGTGCTAAGACAACCAATCCCCGCTGATCGATACTTTGGCTCAATGCGTACGATCGTGGAAATCAATCAGGGAGTAAGCGGTCCCCAAATTAAAAGGAATGCACTATGCTAAAACGAATGCTAACGATGACTTCTGTCTTTCTTGCCACCTTATCACTCGCCCTGCCCGTGAACTCACATGAGCACGGCATGATGAAAGGTGACATTGTTGATGTTGCCGCTTCAAATGGGTCTTTTAACACGCTGGTGGCGGCCATTAAAGCAGCCGACCTTGTTGGTACTTTGAAAGGTGAGGGACCATTTACCGTTTTTGCACCTACTGATGACGCGTTTGCTAAGCTTCCAAAGGGTACGGTTGAGTCGCTACTATTACCGGAAAACAAAGACAAGCTTATCGCGATACTCACATATCATGTTGTTCCAGGAAAAGTGATGGCACAGGATGTCGTAAAATTAGACAAAGCAACGACGGTCAACGGTCAAGATGTGTTAATAACAACAGAAGATGACAGAGTCATGGTTAACAATGCGACTGTCACTTCTGTCGATGTGAAAGCCAAAAATGGCGTCATTCATGTGATTGATACTGTTTTAATGCCGAAATAACCGTTTGAAGATGAAACAGCCGTTTGAAGTTGAAATATCAATTTAACGTCGATACATCGTTTAATTTCGACAAACAATGGACTAAGGGAGGGCGGTGTCATTCCGCCCGCTTTAACTATGGATAACCTTAAATTTTCAAATCACGACCTCACGACAATGGACAAGCGTAAGAGAACTCGTTTGATAAATTCAATCGTTGGATTTAAGAGTGCAAATCTTATCGGCTCTATCGACAAAGAGGGACGCGAGAACCTTGCGATTGTAAGCTCTGTTATTCACCTAGGGTCTCACCCTCCTCTTTTAGCTTTCATTGTTCGTCCACGCAAAAGTAGGCGTCACACTTTGGAGAATATTCTCAATACCAAGCACTTTACTATCAATGCAGTTGGAATGGACTTCGTCCAAAAGGCACATCAAACTTCAGCTCGTTACCCTAAAGAAAAATCGGAGTTCGAAGCAGTTGGACTCACCGCTTTCTATGAAAAGGATTTTCCTGCTCCATTCGTCATGGAAAGCAGTTTGACGATTGGCTTAGCATTAAAAGAACATATTCACATTGAAAGTAACCAGACCGAAATGCTCATTGGCGAGGTCATCGTGGTTCGCATTCCAGAACCTGCTATGATGCCAGATGGATACTTAGATATAGAACTGCTGGATCTAGTGACCATTTCGGGATTAGACAGTTATCACGTAACTCAACGACTGCATCGCTTGAGCTATGCAAAAACAGACAAAACACTGTTTCCGTTAACCCGCGAGGGAGAGCCCTCCTCTTGGGGTGCATTAAAAGTAGACATTGACTAAAAATCATCATGGTTCACTCGTCCTCCCACATTTGTTGCACTCACCGACGTTTATTTCGTTAACGGGTTCCCCGGTGACGTAAAAGTGACATTTCCAGAGTGCACGTAGCCTTGGGCATACACAAACTGAGCAAAATAATTCCCTCCACGAATTAACTTCTTTTCATAAACAAATTCTTAGGGTAAATTCCGCTTGCTCAATCACATTTCGGCAAACCATTTGAAAAAATGGGACGCAAAGCTTCCGGTCTGTCGGTACGTCCATAACTCAATAATAAACGTACCTATGATAGCGGGGTTGCCACTTAGTCATCAGCGCATGCTGAGGGTTTGCATCGCCGCAAACTTGTCCAACGACGAAGTGATACACGTGCGCCGAGGTGTGGCTTTTATTGTTAGCCCGTATAAAGGACATGTGATGAAATCATTCCCAAATAAATCTCTAGTAGCTTTGGCTCTAGCAAGCATCAGTTCAGGTGTTATGGCGCATGGTTACGTATCGGCATACAACGATGGCGTGGCTGCCAGTCGTGTAGCGTTGTGTAAATTCCCTACGTCAGACACAAACGAGAAAAACACCAACTGTGGTGCCATCCAATACGAACCACAAAGTGTTGAAGGTCCAGATGGCTTCCCAGAAACCGGCCCACGAGATGGTAAAATTGCGAGCGCGCAATCAGCGTTAGCAACCGCACTAGACGAACAAACTGCGGATCGTTGGGTAAAACGCCCAATCCAAGCTGGCGCTCAAACGTTTGAGTGGACATTCACGGCAAACCACGTCACGCACGATTGGAAATACTACATCACTAAGCCAAATTGGAACGCAAATGCATCACTGTCTCGTGATTCATTCGATCTAACGCCTTTCTGTGTGGTTGAGGGCAATATGCTTCAACCACCTAAACAAGTCAGCCATGAGTGTAACGTCCCTGCACGTGAGGGTTACCACGTTATCCTTGCCGTTTGGGATGTGGGTGATACTGCAGCGTCATTCTACAACGTTATCGACGTAAAATTTAACGGTGAAGGTCCTGTTGTTCCTGACTGGGCTCAAGGTGGCCAAATCATTCCAACAATGGATTTGAATGTTGGTGATTCGGTTTACACTCGCGTGTTTGACAAATCAGGTGAAAACGAATCATACCAAACTGAACTTGTGATCACTGATGCGACAATGGGCCAGGCAAAAAACTGGTCTTACGCGTTAGCAAATAAAATCAACCAAGAACAAAGCAAGCTAAAAGCTGGCCAGTTTGCTCAGGATAAGTTCACACCAGTATATGGCACAAACCCAGTGTACCTAAAGGCCGGTAGCGGTCTAGAGCGTGTGGAGGTTGGTTACAATATCGAAACGACTGAGCCTGAGTACTCACTAACCGTTGATGGTTTAGAAACAGAATATACCATTACCAACGAGCCTACGACGTTAGATCTTACTCTTACTGCACAAGGTGATGTATCCGCTGAGCTGACGGTTTACAACCACCACCGTGAACCTCTAGCAAGCTGGACTGGTAACATGGTAGATGGTGAAAATGAAGCTGTTTCACTCACATTAAATAAAGCAGAAGCTGGTCACCACATGTTAGTGACTCGCATTAAAGACAAAGACGGCAACCTAGTTGATCAGCAAACGCTCGATTTCCACCTGGCTGAAGAAACCGTAACACCACCAGCAGGTGATTACGATTTCGTATTCCCTGAGGGTCTATCCACCTACACTGCTGGTACCAAAGTACTCGCAAGCGATGGTCAAGTTTACCAATGTAAACCTTTCCCATACTCAGGCTACTGTGCGCAATGGAAAGAAACTGCAACACAGTACCAGCCTGCGACGGGGTCTCACTGGGAAATGGCTTGGGATAAGCTTAACTAATCATCTAGTTAATAAACAAAACCCGCATGATGCGGGTTTTCTATATCAGTCATGCCGATAATGCTTTCTCAAACCGGGTAGGAGAACAGTTACACTCGTTTTATCAAGTCCGTAAAATCTTGTTCCATTCCACTGCTAGGAAAAATCGTTTCAAGAGCGCTTGTTTGCATTCCCATATGTTGTGTCAAAACCGATTTAATAACTGCGCGCATATCATTAACTGGCGCCAAGTCTCGCCCTTGGTATAACTGCGCTTTTGACAAGCCAGGGAACTCCCCAAGCACTTTGCCACCATTGACCGCACCTCCAGCGATAAACATGACGTTCGCCGTTCCATGGTCCGTACCTTTCGTGCCATTCTCCGCCGCTGTCCGACCAAACTCACTGGCTGCAATAACGACCGTTCTTGACCATTCATTGCGCAGTGATTGTTTCAGGCTGGCTAATCCTAAATCAAGTTTACGCAACTGTGTGGCAAGTCTCCCCGTTTCTGCCCCTTGTCCTGCATGGGTATCCCATCCTCCCAACTCCAATGCCGCGATATTAGGGCCACCTCTTGAAGAAAGAAACATCCCCGCTTGAGAAGCAAGAACTGAAAATTGTTTACCTGATTGATTTTGATCAGACATCATTTCAATATTGAGTGCCTCTTCAAAATTACTCGCAAGCCTATCATCACATTGAAACAACTCTTCTAGTAGCTCAATCTGACGATCTCGAGTATTCAATTTGTTTGGATACCAACTACTTACTGCCTTATCACCTTGAACAATCAGAGGTAATCCAAAATCAATCGCTAACCCTTTTGACTTCGTATCCAATTGGAGTAGTCGATTTAGCCAACCATCACGGTGATGCGGGTTATTTGTGCCATTTTCCAATATTTTTTGGCCATCAAAATGCGATCTATCACGATATGACGTCGCACAAGCATGTACCATGGCGAACTCTTTGTGCTTATACCACTCAAAACACGTCTTCATCGCTGGGTGCAAACCGTAAAACTGATCAAGCTTATTCAGTTTTTCTGCTTTAAGTCCAATATTAGGACGTAAACTCAAATACTGTGGGTCACCATACGGAACAACGGCGTTTAGCCCATCCATTGCTCCTCGTAGTGTTACCCACACCAAGATATTCGGCGACGATGTTTGTGCAAAAGTGACGCTAGGAAATAAGCTACTTGCCCCAACCGCCACAGCGGATTTTAAAAACTGACGACGATTACAGTTCATGCGGTTTTCTTGCGTAGACTTCATCACTGACCTCAACGATATTGAAACTGGGGGCTAAGCCAAAGCAGTGATAGTTTCATCTCTGCACTCGGTGCTTTTTGCATGACTAAATTTGTATGTTCATTTAGCGCATCGCCATACAAATGTTCACCGATTTTTTCTACTAGCTCATCGGCGCTAACACCTAGAGCTTTCACATTTTTCATTACTCGTTGAGCTATTTGATTCGATAGTTGCCACCGCTGCGTAAGAGCAGATGGACTGTTGTAATCCGCATCGTTATCAGGCCACCCAGCAGGAGATCCTGATAAAAAAGGGGGTTGTCCTAAGTTTCTTAAAGCGCCTAATATCCAATTTTCAACGTTATCAGCACGCTTTTCGTTTGATCCTAAATACGCCATATCTATACTGCGTAAAACCGCAAATAACCACTCTTGAGAAGTACGAAAACGAAGCGGTTGTGCCGAGTGACTTTGCGCACTTTTAATCAGTTGACGATAAACCGGAAGTAAATCGCCTTTCGACTTTAAGTAAGTCTGGCTCAAAGGCTCAATAAGTGATTCACCAGACGGACCACAGAAATGTCGAGCTAATTTTCTAGCCAAATGGTTTGCGGTATCTGGGTGCAGCGCTAAATCGTGTAGACACGCCCTACCCTGATCGATCCCCTTTTGTGGATAACGCTTACCAAGCAAAGTAATCGTACCCGGTTCATGAGCTGCGGCGTTAAACTGAAACCCAGTTCTTGGCACTCTAAACCCGACACTCCACCCTGTGATCGCTTTAGAAAGTTCAATCACATCTTGTTGTGTATATTGGCTATCAACACCAAGCGTGTGCAACTCCATGATCTCTCGGGCAAGGTTCTCGTTTAAGCCTTTACCCCGCAAAGTACCTTGCTTTGAGTTAGGTCCTACCGACAAATTATTATCAAGGAACATCAACATTGCTGGATGCTGATTGACGGCTAAAAGCATATCAACGAAATTGCCATTCCAATGCTTACGAACAACTTCATTCTCTACACTTGCCACTATTGGCTGAACTTTTCTCGTATCAGCGGAGATGGCGAAGTGATTACTCCAAAACTGAATCAGTCGCTCTTGAAAGCCATGTGGTGTATTCAGCGTTTGTAAATTTCGTGCCTCTACCTGCCGCAAATACTGTTGTTTAAAAAACGAACCAAGTCGTTGCTGTACTTCCCGTTTCTTCTTAGGAGACTGCTTAAGCTTTCGCTTAGTTTCATTAAACGCGCTGAGTTCCAATAGTACATCATGAGAACTTAACAACTTAGTCACGGATTCATGCCAATATGTTTCACTGCTAAGTTGCTTCTCTAACGGCAACGTCTGTTGGCCATAAATCGGCCCAAAACCAAACCGCTGTTCAGATATAATGTTTTGATTTGGGTAATACTGCATAACCATTTCCATGTAATGCGTTCAATTCGGGTTAATTGATTTTCATGGTTAACCTCTAGAAGTGTCTTGACCAATTCTAGTGGCTAGCGTTGCTTTCCATATCAATGAAATGGATTACATTTACCGCACCAATACTTGTTTCAGCATTAACTATTCCAAGTAACATTTGAGCAGCATCGCATTTCAGTAAAGCGACATAAATTCCAATATACACTTTCGATAACTTTCAAACCGTGTATTTACTCACAGCAATTTTATCAATCAACACTAAAATAAAACAAAACGAAAGAAAGTCATCCATATTTTATAAATTCATTTTCTAGGTTGGCTACTTTCTCCATGGACTTTTGTGATTGATTAGGAGACAAGATGTTTCACTTGGACCAGTTTAGTTTTGGTAAACGGCTCGGGGCTGGGTTTGCGTTTATTATTTTAATGTTACTCATTGTTTTCGGCGAGGGGCTTCGTGCCCGTTGGGTAACAGAAAATCAAATAGACCAGCTCAACGCTGCCAACGTTGGTGTACGTGAAGTATTTGGCCTACAAGTTCTTGAGAACAGTTACCTAAATACTCGTGATCCTATTTATGCTGAGCGATTCAAAAAATGGCACGGTATTAACCTAAACAACTTTATTGCCAACCGTGAGTTATTTACCAACCAATCCGATCGCCTCCTTGTTGATACCTTTGCAAACGCGGGAACCTTATATGGAAAAGAGTTCGAACGCTTTCATCAACAAATGCTCTCTATTCAAACATTGGCCTCGTCATTAGAAAGCCTTGAACAAAAATGGAGCACTCAGTTTTCTTCCGATGCTGCTCAACTCATGCTGGTGAAACTCCGTCAAGCTCGCACTGAAATCGAGCTCACACTAGATCCAACGCTGACAAAACAATGGCAACACCAACTTGAACAACTGGCTGTCCAACCTAGCATCGAGAAAAGTGATGTAACGAATTACCAACGTGGGTTAAATGAGCTAACGGGATTGGTAGAAAAGTCCATAGCGACACGTGAAGCTATGATAAAAGACGCTACAGAAGTTCGAGACAGTGCAAAAGCTCTAGCTGCAAATATTGAAGCGGCAATGCTCAAAGAAAAGCGCTTTAGTGCGATTGTAAGCATCGTCGTATGTTTATTGGCTCTTGTGATCAGTTTCTTTATCGGATTAGTGCTTACACGTTCGGTT
This genomic interval carries:
- a CDS encoding fasciclin domain-containing protein: MLKRMLTMTSVFLATLSLALPVNSHEHGMMKGDIVDVAASNGSFNTLVAAIKAADLVGTLKGEGPFTVFAPTDDAFAKLPKGTVESLLLPENKDKLIAILTYHVVPGKVMAQDVVKLDKATTVNGQDVLITTEDDRVMVNNATVTSVDVKAKNGVIHVIDTVLMPK
- a CDS encoding flavin reductase family protein, translating into MDNLKFSNHDLTTMDKRKRTRLINSIVGFKSANLIGSIDKEGRENLAIVSSVIHLGSHPPLLAFIVRPRKSRRHTLENILNTKHFTINAVGMDFVQKAHQTSARYPKEKSEFEAVGLTAFYEKDFPAPFVMESSLTIGLALKEHIHIESNQTEMLIGEVIVVRIPEPAMMPDGYLDIELLDLVTISGLDSYHVTQRLHRLSYAKTDKTLFPLTREGEPSSWGALKVDID
- the gbpA gene encoding N-acetylglucosamine-binding protein GbpA → MKSFPNKSLVALALASISSGVMAHGYVSAYNDGVAASRVALCKFPTSDTNEKNTNCGAIQYEPQSVEGPDGFPETGPRDGKIASAQSALATALDEQTADRWVKRPIQAGAQTFEWTFTANHVTHDWKYYITKPNWNANASLSRDSFDLTPFCVVEGNMLQPPKQVSHECNVPAREGYHVILAVWDVGDTAASFYNVIDVKFNGEGPVVPDWAQGGQIIPTMDLNVGDSVYTRVFDKSGENESYQTELVITDATMGQAKNWSYALANKINQEQSKLKAGQFAQDKFTPVYGTNPVYLKAGSGLERVEVGYNIETTEPEYSLTVDGLETEYTITNEPTTLDLTLTAQGDVSAELTVYNHHREPLASWTGNMVDGENEAVSLTLNKAEAGHHMLVTRIKDKDGNLVDQQTLDFHLAEETVTPPAGDYDFVFPEGLSTYTAGTKVLASDGQVYQCKPFPYSGYCAQWKETATQYQPATGSHWEMAWDKLN
- a CDS encoding DUF1501 domain-containing protein, whose protein sequence is MKSTQENRMNCNRRQFLKSAVAVGASSLFPSVTFAQTSSPNILVWVTLRGAMDGLNAVVPYGDPQYLSLRPNIGLKAEKLNKLDQFYGLHPAMKTCFEWYKHKEFAMVHACATSYRDRSHFDGQKILENGTNNPHHRDGWLNRLLQLDTKSKGLAIDFGLPLIVQGDKAVSSWYPNKLNTRDRQIELLEELFQCDDRLASNFEEALNIEMMSDQNQSGKQFSVLASQAGMFLSSRGGPNIAALELGGWDTHAGQGAETGRLATQLRKLDLGLASLKQSLRNEWSRTVVIAASEFGRTAAENGTKGTDHGTANVMFIAGGAVNGGKVLGEFPGLSKAQLYQGRDLAPVNDMRAVIKSVLTQHMGMQTSALETIFPSSGMEQDFTDLIKRV
- a CDS encoding GNAT family N-acetyltransferase gives rise to the protein MQQFHIRRLREEDVPLLEKLLVELDTSHYEAEPNHYRSPQDMVKIREERSVFDKYFDGTMIAYIACSNRQVVGFISGIVRDVGSIISPEKRIGFINELVVSESHRNLGIGLSLMDKIESELCSQDIEEIGLTVASFNHEGEDFYHKMGYRVVTKAMIKQVKD
- a CDS encoding DUF1800 domain-containing protein, whose product is MQYYPNQNIISEQRFGFGPIYGQQTLPLEKQLSSETYWHESVTKLLSSHDVLLELSAFNETKRKLKQSPKKKREVQQRLGSFFKQQYLRQVEARNLQTLNTPHGFQERLIQFWSNHFAISADTRKVQPIVASVENEVVRKHWNGNFVDMLLAVNQHPAMLMFLDNNLSVGPNSKQGTLRGKGLNENLAREIMELHTLGVDSQYTQQDVIELSKAITGWSVGFRVPRTGFQFNAAAHEPGTITLLGKRYPQKGIDQGRACLHDLALHPDTANHLARKLARHFCGPSGESLIEPLSQTYLKSKGDLLPVYRQLIKSAQSHSAQPLRFRTSQEWLFAVLRSIDMAYLGSNEKRADNVENWILGALRNLGQPPFLSGSPAGWPDNDADYNSPSALTQRWQLSNQIAQRVMKNVKALGVSADELVEKIGEHLYGDALNEHTNLVMQKAPSAEMKLSLLWLSPQFQYR
- a CDS encoding alpha/beta fold hydrolase, giving the protein MNAQSFIDAGLHYTPHTFTVPLDYQDASKGTLEVFARSVCLVGELESNKPWLVYFQGGPGFPSPRPNGNNGWIKRALNEYRVLLLDQRGTGNSSVVNHQTLANLTPEQQVDYLSYFRADNIVRDAEFIRTQFGVEKWAILGQSFGGFCSLTYLSLFPNSLLQSYITGGVPSISRHADDVYQATFKRTMEKNQAFFQQFPQAQQLCQNIANHLLENEEYLPNGQRFTVEQFQQIGINFGVSDTFLPTYYWLESALIEVSGKPQLRYEFLNDMLAQQNFQTNPIYAILHESIYCQGFASNWSAHRVRQTHTAFNYEQGKPFYFTGEMVFPWMFDQYVNLKPLKAAAELLAGKSDWTPLYDAEQLANNKVPVSCAVYADDMFVEMDISRETLAAMPNSKAWITNEYEHNGLRADGERILDKLIEMGKQTAVTLQ